The stretch of DNA GCTTCGTTTTTCGAACTGGTTCCTCTACCATTTCTCGATATTTATATACATCCGGTTGCACGGACGAGCTGGTATGTGCCCTTACTTTTTCACCGGAAGGCAATGGTGCTTCAACTTTTTTCATGGAAGGTTTCGGCTCCGCTTGTTGAACAGGTTGGGTACGTTGATGTTTTCGTGGACGTTCTTCCTTTTCCTCACTCTTTTTATTAAAAAACAAACTGATAACCGCAGCGATAATGGCCAATAGTAAAGATTCCATTTAATTCATCCCCTTTCTAAGGGACTTATTACTCTTTTTCGTGTTGGTTATTGTCTTTCTTTTCACCCGTCATTTTTCCAATAGCATCTCTCATATCCGTATCAGCGATAATGTTTTTAATATTCATGTAGTCCATGACACCAATGTTTCCAGAACGGAGAGCTTCCGCCATAGCTAGTGGAACTTCCGCTTCTGCTTCGACTACTTTGGCTCTCATTTCTTGAACTTTTGCTTTCATCTCTTGCTCTTTCGCCACAGCCATCGCCCGACGCTCTTCCGCTTTCGCTTGGGCAATATTCTTGTCAGCTTCCGCTTGTTCTGTTTGTAATTCTGCACCAATATTTTTACCGATGTCCACATCCGCGATATCGATCGATAAAATCTCGAAAGCTGTACCGGCATCTAACCCTTTTGTTAACACCGTTTGGGAAATAAGATCAGGATTTTCAAGTACTTTTTTATGGTTATCTGAAGAACCAATCGTTGAGACGATTCCTTCACCGACACGCGCAATGACAGTGTCTTCACCGGCACCACCGACTAACCGGTCGATGTTGGCTCGAACCGTAATGCGCGCCTTCGCTTTTACTTCAATTCCATCCATCGCTACCCCGGCAATAAATGGCGTTTCAATAACCTTTGGATTAACGCTCATTTGTACCGCCTCTAGCACGTCACGACCAGCTAAATCGATAGCCGCACAACGTTCAAACGTTAACTCAATATTCGCACGTTGCGCCGCAATTAACGCATTAACTACACGGTCAACGTTACCACCAGCTAAATAGTGGCTTTCTAATTGGTTAATCGTTACGTTCAATCCAGCTTTTGATGCTTTAATTAATGGGTTAATCACCCGACTAGGAATAACTCGACGAAGCCTCATACCTATGAGGGTAAAAATACTAATGCGAACCCCAGCAGCTAAGGCGGAGATCCACAGCATGACTGGTACAAAAGAAAGTAGTAATCCTAAAAAGATTAAGCCAAGAACAATGGCAACAATGAGAAAAATAGTACCACTTTCTAACATCTTTTTTCCTCCTTTATCCGTTTTTCTGTTCTTGTTCTTCCACCCGGCGCACCACCACACGGGAACCTTCAACTTTTACAATTTTCACCTGTTGTTGGGCACCGATGTATCCACCTTCTGTTACGACATCTAACCGTTCATCATTAACAACAATCGTTCCTGCTGGCCGTAATGGAGTTAATGTGAGTCCAACTTTTCCTAACAAGTCTATTCGGTTTACATTTGACACGTATCCTAATTCTGTGTTCGTTGAATCCTTTAAAATGATTTTAGAGAAGAACCGAACTTTCCGGCCGAACACTTTCACCATCACCACCATCGTCACGATACTTAACACAATGGCAATTAACAATGAAATGCCCATTTGTATAATGCTACCTCCAGAAAGCAGGATACTAACAAGGA from Bacillus sp. (in: firmicutes) encodes:
- the floA gene encoding flotillin-like protein FloA (flotillin-like protein involved in membrane lipid rafts), whose translation is MLESGTIFLIVAIVLGLIFLGLLLSFVPVMLWISALAAGVRISIFTLIGMRLRRVIPSRVINPLIKASKAGLNVTINQLESHYLAGGNVDRVVNALIAAQRANIELTFERCAAIDLAGRDVLEAVQMSVNPKVIETPFIAGVAMDGIEVKAKARITVRANIDRLVGGAGEDTVIARVGEGIVSTIGSSDNHKKVLENPDLISQTVLTKGLDAGTAFEILSIDIADVDIGKNIGAELQTEQAEADKNIAQAKAEERRAMAVAKEQEMKAKVQEMRAKVVEAEAEVPLAMAEALRSGNIGVMDYMNIKNIIADTDMRDAIGKMTGEKKDNNQHEKE